The following are encoded in a window of Poecile atricapillus isolate bPoeAtr1 chromosome 3, bPoeAtr1.hap1, whole genome shotgun sequence genomic DNA:
- the LOC131577695 gene encoding acrosin-like: protein MNWIGLLVLLTVAGLAHSMEYTCRGTCGLQAVSSVYHPMTYSYGSLDYGMTRVVGGADALPGAWPWIVSIRHPWVPGLRHLCGGSLIRAEWVLTAAHCFDQVTDIGMVYLVIGATQLSQPGPGAQLRRVKQVVIHQYYNPADYSYDIALLELDQPVLCSPYIQLACVPDATLRLSELQNCWVAGWGSTAPRAQTSSDRLQEATVQLINLKICNSSRWYAGKIHTHNLCAGYPQGLIDTCQGDSGGPLMCQEKNSDYWWVIGLTSWGKGCARARRPGVYTSTLYFSDWILFQMRLSPDGSPSPTSRACSHFLTTSNPWIHYITTPQPPLKPWPRATPFPKPMPVPTLGKVNSCPFPIKILVEFFIRVKELLQQIFGQNTS, encoded by the exons ATGAACTGGATCGGCCTCCTCGTCCTGCTGACCGTGGCCGGGCTGGCCCACAGCATGGAGTACACCTGCAG AGGAACCTGCGGACTCCAAGCTGTGTCATCTGTTTACCATCCTATGACTTATTCCTACGGCAGCCTGGATTATGGCATGACACGCGTTGTGGGTGGCGCAGATGCTCTGCCAGGGGCCTGGCCATGGATCGTCAGTATCCGGCATCCCTGGGTACCAGGCTTGAGACATCTGTGTGGAGGGTCTCTCATCAGGGCAGAGTGGGTCCTCACAGCAGCCCACTGCTTCGACCAGGTCAC GGATATCGGCATGGTGTATCTGGTGATTGGGGCCACCCAATTGAGTCAGCCAGGCCCTGGGGCACAACTGCGCCGTGTAAAGCAGGTGGTGATACACCAGTACTACAATCCTGCCGACTATAGCTATGACATTGCTCTGCTGGAATTGGACCAGCCTGTCCTGTGCAGCCCCTACATCCAGCTGGCCTGTGTGCCCGATGCCACACTGAGATTGTCAGAGCTGCAGAACTGCTgggttgctggctggggttcCACTGCTCCAAGAG CACAGACATCAAGTGATCGCCTGCAGGAGGCCACAGTCCAGCTCATCAATCTCAAGATCTGCAACAGCAGCCGCTGGTACGCAGGGAAAATCCATACCCACAATTTGTGTGCTGGTTACCCGCAGGGCCTCATCGACACCTGCCAG ggtgaCAGTGGTGGTCCTCTCATGTGCCAAGAGAAAAACAGTGACTACTGGTGGGTCATTGGATTGACCAGTTGGGGAAAAGGCTGTGCCAGAGCAAGGCGGCCTGGAGTCTACACATCCACTCTGTACTTCTCTGACTGGATCCTATTCCAGATGCGCCTGAGCCCAGATGGAAGTCCCTCTCCAACATCACGGGCATGTAGTCATTTTTTAACCACTTCAAACCCCTGGATTCATTATATTACCACCCCACAACCCCCTCTGAAGCCATGGCCAAGAGCAACCCCCTTTCCAAAACCAATGCCAGTACCGACATTGGGCAAAGTTAACTCCTGCCCATTTCCCATCAAGATTCTGGTGGAATTCTTTATTAGAGTGAAGGAACTCCTCCAACAAATCTTTGGGCAAAACACATCTTGA